TGCGGAAGGTCGGCGAGCACGACCACCGTCTTGCCCGCCTCCGCGAGCGCCGCCCAGGTCTCGCGGTAGCCCGCCGCCTGCGCCTCGTGGGTGTCGGCCGGGGCTCCCCCGTCCACCGTGTACTCGCGGCTGATGCTCGAGGTGAACACGATCGAGATCTCCGGGTCGGCGACGATGCGCTGCAGCACGGCGTCGTTCCACGCCCGGCAGCTCTCGGCGCCCGCGGGATAGAACACGGCGCTGAGCCCGTCGGAGGCGTTGAAGGCGCACGACGATTTCGCGATCATGTCGACCCGCCACCCGCGCTCCGCGGCGACCGCGCCCAGAGCGCTCGACCAGTGACCGGCGTGGGAGTCGCCCACGAGCGCGACCCGCGTCGTCGCCCGGTCCTCCGGCGCGCCGAACGTGCACTCGAGGATCGCGTCGATGTCGCGGTCCTGCTGGCAGGTGTCGCCGTTCGGCACCACGTTGCGGGTGTTGACCGCGTTGACGAGCACCGAGTCGGGGAAGGTGAGAAGGTGCGGATCCGCGCAGTCCGCGTCGGCCGCCGTGGCCGCGGCGCCGAAGCACGCCGCGCCGCTGTCGAGCTCCTGCTCGAGCTGCGCGGTGACCGACTCGAACCGCTGCTGCACCGACAGCCACACGCCCCCGGCGGCGCCGACCACGAGGGCCATCGTCGCGACCGATGCGACGAGGGTACGGACGCCGCCCTGCAGCCACGGCGCCGCGCGGAAGGGGTCCTCGACGAAGCGCTTGGTCACGGCGGAGAGCACGAGCGCCACGACGAGGAGCGCGAGCTTGTAGACCGTTCCCGCCTGCGGGATGACCGCGAGGAGCAGGATGACGAGCGGCCAGTGCCAGAGATAGAGGGAGTACGAGATGTCGCCGACCCACTGCACCGGGCGAAGACTCACGAGACGATCGGGGGCGAAGCGGGTCCCCGAAGTGCCGGACCAGATGACGGCCGCGGTCGCGACGACGGGGAGCGCCGCGACCCACCCGGGGAAGGGCAGGGTGTCGCGATAGATCAGGACGCATCCGACGAGGACGACCCACGCGGCCCACGCGAGCACCGTGCGTGCGCGTGCCGACGGGACGACGGCTGCGGGCACCAGGGCGAGCAGGCCGCCGACGCCGAACTCCCACGCACGCGTCGGCGTGATGAAGTAGGCCGCGAGGGGGTCCGCGGCCGTCCACCAGATCGAGAACGCGAACGAGGCGGCGACCACGACACCGAGCACGATCGCCACGACCCTCTCGCGCCGGGCGGCGAGCCGGGCGGCGAGCACGATCGCGCCGATGATGATGAGCGGCCAGACGATGTAGAACTGCTCCTCGGCCGAGAGCGACCAGTAGTGAGTCACGGGCGAGGGCGAGGCCGCCGAGGCGAAGTAGTCGGTCGCGTCTGCGGCGAGCGCCCAGTTCTCGACGTAGAGCGCGGCGGCGCCGACGTGCCGCATGACGTTCTGCCAACTGCTCACGGGGAGCGCGACGGCCGTGATGACGAGGGAGGCGAGCAGCACGAGGAGGCTCGCGGGGAGCAGGCGCCGCGCGCGGCGAGCCCAGAATGCGCCGAGCCGGATGCGGCCGCTGCGCGTCGACTCTCGGATGAGGTGTCCTGTGATGAGGAAGCCCGAGATCACGAAGAAGATGTCGACGCCGATGAACCCGCCGTGCACGAGTCCCGGCCAGAAGTGGTTGCCGACGACCGCGAGCACCGCGAGGGCGCGCAAGGCCTGGATCTCGGGACGGACCTCGCGGCGCGACGGCGCGACGATGCCGGCTGTCGGGCGCGGCTCGGCACCCTTGAGGTCACGCCGGCTCACTCGAACACCTTCCTGTCGGCGTCACCGACGTTCCCGCTCAGCGGACCAGGACGGCCCCGACTCCCGCACGCCACTCGATGCGGCCGGATTGGAAGTACTGGACGAAGTCGCCCCCGCCCGTCGCGGTCTGCCAGCCACGGGGGTAGCCGATCTCGGATCCGACCGGCCCGCCGACCTTGAGATAGTAGTCGCCGATTCCGCCGCTCACGAAATATCCGCCGAGGCCCGACCAATAGATGCGGCCGCTCTGGAAGGCCTGCACCCAGCCGCCGTCGGACAGCTCGTACTGGGGACCGACGGGGAAGCCGAGGCCAGAGCCGCTGCGACCGCCGCGGGCCACGTAGAGCTGCCCGATGCCGCCGGGCACGAGATACGCCGGCTGGCCGTCCTGCATGTAGATCCGGCCGCCCGAGAACGACTGATAGAGCCCTCCCGGGGTGTCGCCGACCGGCGCCGTCGGGTACCCGACGGTGGAGGCCGGCCCGCCTGCGGCCTCGTAGGCCTCACCGAGCGGCCCCGTGACGATCTGCGACCCGGTGGATCCGCTCCAGTAGATCGAGCCGTTCTGGAACCTCTGCACCCAGCCGGCGCTCGTGGGCTGGTACTGGCCCGAGGTCGGGAAGCCGAGGCTCGATCCGGTCGCTCCCCAGCGCGCGTAGTCGAGGCCGATGCCGCCGGGCACGCCCCACGCACCCGTCTGCGAGGACCAGTACATCGTCCCGTTCTGGAACTTCTGCGAGACGCCGTTCGCGATGTTCGTCGCTCCAGCCGTGGGGTAGCGGAGCGGATCCGCGGTCGGCCCGCCGTTGCGGTCATACGCCTGCGCGATCTCTCCCGTCACGACGACCGCGCCCGTCCCCGGAGCCCAGTAGATGGCGCCGCTCTGGAACCTCTGCATCCAGCCGCCCGCGCTGTCGCCGAGCTGGAACTGCTGGCCGATCGGGTACCCGAGACCCGACCCGAGCGGACCACCGGCGGCCGTGTACTTCTCACCGATGCCGCCCGAGACACGCTGCGGCGCGAGACCGTCGGCGCCGTAGATGCGGCCGTTGACGTACGAGTCGTACCAGCCGTTGCCCGCGCCACCGATCGAGGTGCGCCCGCCGACCTTGGCGCCGAGGGATCCCTGCGGACCGCCGTTCGCGTAGTGGGACGCGCGCGTGGGGTCCGAGATCGTGGTCGTCGCGGTGCCGTTCTCCCAGCGGATCGTGCCGTACTCGAACTGCTGCGTCGTCACGGCGCCCGAGGTCACGGCGTCGGCCGTGGGGTAGCCGAGACCGCTGCCGAGGGGCCCGCCCGCGGCCTCATAGGCGATGCGGATGCCGCCCGTCACAATGCGGGAAGCGCCCGACCAGTACACGGCACCGTTCTCGAACGGCTGCATCCATCCCCAGGAGCTGATCTGTCGCTGCGCACCGGCGGGGTAACCGAGGCTCGCGACCGTCGGCCCGCCCCACGCCGCGTAGTCGATGCCGATGCCGCCGGGAACCTGCCAGGCGCCCGTCGACTCGGACCAGTACAGCCTGCCGTTCTGGAACTGCTGGATGGCTCCGCCTCGCGGCCCCGCGACCTGATCCGCGGTCGGGTAGCCGAGGCCGCTGCCGACGGGACCGCCCGCGAGCTCGTACGCGTCGCCGAGCTTGCCCGGGACGAGCCGCCCGCCGCCCGCGGAGCTGTAGTAAAGGCGTCCGATCTGGAACTCCTGGATGGTGCCGCCGCCCACGGAGTACTCGGGATCCACCGGGTAGCCAAGGCCGGAGCCGAGCGGGCCGCCCATGCGCTCATACGTGGTGCTGATCCCGCCGCGCACGGGTACGGACCCGAGCGCGGGGGTCCAGTAGATCCTGCCGTTCTCGAAGTCCTGAACCCAGCCGTACGCGGCGTCGTCGAAGAGCCGCTGCTCGGAGGTCGGATAACCGAGGCCGGTGCCGTGCGGTCCGCCGCGGTTCGTGTAGTAGATGCCGATGCCACCCGATGCCGTTCGGGCCCCGGTCTGAGACGACCAGTAGACCTGGCCGTTCTCGAAGTTCTGCATCCAGCTCCACCGGGCGCGGTCGACCAGGAACTGATTGCTCGTGGGCGCCCCGAGCGCCGCGTTCGTCGCGCCGCCCTTCGCGACCCAGTACTCGCCAATCGCACCTGAGACGCTGTAGCCCTCGATCGTGCCGAACCAGTCGCTCCACAGCCGCCAGAAGTTGCGGTTGCCGTAGGAGCTGCACCCGTCGCCCGTGCCGTAGAGGTTGCCGAGCGCCGCGGCGTTCGGCTGGTAGGGCGTGTAGATGTAGAGGCCCGCGGTGGCCTGGTTCTGGATGTAGACGCTGCCCGCACCGCACGCGGAGTTGGGGTGCCACTTGATGGTGTTCCAGCGGCCGGCCTGATAGTTCCAGGAGGTCGGAGTGGCCTGATAGATCTTGAACTGTCGCGCGGCCTGATAGACCTGGTTGAAGAAGCCGTAGAACTGGGCGTCGCAGGGCGCCGTGTCGGGGCACCCGTAACCGGTCGCCGAGCGGTAGCGACCCGTCGTGGGGACCGTCGTCGTGACGAGGCTCTGCTCCTTCTCGAGGAGCACCAGCAGCACGCGGGCCGAGATGCCACAGCTGCGTTGCACGCCCTCGATGATCTGCGCGGCCGTGTGCCACACCGCGCCGTAGCCCGAGCAGTACCGGTCCGGAGACTTGGCGACGGTCGTCACCGCGTAGTTCTTGAGGCAGAGCGAGCCGCCGCACGCGGCACCCTTCTGGTCGAGGAACGCCTGGATGGCGTCGACCGTCATGTCGGAGCCGTTGTAGAAGGCGGCGTCGCTGATGAGGTAGCCGGGGTTGAAGAGGGACGCATCAGCCGCCTCGGCCCGTTGGGTCTGCGGCGGGAACAGTCCTACGACGAGCGCGACGGCCAGCCCGCCGATCAACCACTTGCCGATCCTCTTCCCGGTGCGCACGTTACCTCCCCGTTCCGAGCCCCTTCTTCCAGGCTAACCTCGCCGGCCCGGATCATCGGGGAAGCTGCGGCGCGGGTCGGTAGGCTTGATCGCCATGCGATCCCCCGACGCGACGCCCTCGCGCCTGCCCGATGAAACCGCCCCGGCGACAAGCGCCCTGCTGCGGATCGGGGCCCTCACCACGGTCGCAGCAGCCGTCGTCGTCGTCGTGCTCATCCTGGATCTCGTCTCGCGCCCGATCGCCGACGACTACAGCTGGCTCGCCGCAGGCCGGGATCGAGGCGTCGGGGGCTTCACGATCTGGTTCCTCACCGACGTCACCGGCCGCTTCTCCAATGCGGCCCTCATGGGCGCGACCACGGGCATCCTGGGCGACCTCGCCGTTCCGGTCGTGCCGGCGGGCCTTCTCGTGCTGCTCGTCGCCGCGACCGCCTGGCTCGCGACGACGGTGCTGCGCGTGACTCTCGGGTGGGCGCGCCGTGAGGCGATCGCAGGCGGTGCGGCGCTCGCGCTCGTCGCGACCGCCGCACTCGTCATCGCGACGCCGAGCATCTACGACGCCTTCGTCTGGTACAACTCGGCGTGCATCTTCCTCGCGTCCCTGGCGGCGCTCGTCGCCGTCGGCGCGGGATGGCTCCGCCTCGAGACGTCGGAGCGTTCGCCGCTGCGCCCCGCGACCGGGGCACTCGCCCTCGCGGCGCTGCTCGCGGCGGGCTTCGCCGAGTCGACCGCCGCCGTCGCCGCCGCCATCGCGATCCTCGCGCTCACCGCCCGTCTGGTCGCGAAGCGCGGAGGGGCGCGTCTCATCCCCTCGGCAGCCGTCCTCGCGGGCACGCTCGTGGGCACGCTCATCGTGTTCTTCCTCCCGGGCACGTTCCGCCGCCTGCAGATCCAGGACGAGATCTTCGAGCCGCTCACTCTCGGCGGGTTCGTCAAGGGCACCCTGACGGGCGGGCTCATGCCGTGGTCGCTCGTGAGCACCTGGCGGGTCGTGGCCGTGCTGCTCGTGGCTGCCGCCGTATGGGCCGTCTGGCACGCACAGCTGCGTCGTCACGCCCGCCTCGTCGCGGCATCCGCCGCCTTCCTCGCGATCGTGCCCGCGTTCGCGAACGCGGCGCTCACGATGTACACCGTGCACAGCGTGCCCTATCGCTCCCAGCTCGTCGTGACGATGTTGACGGTCGTCGGCCTCGGCGTGGTCGTCGCGGTGGGCCTCAGCCTGCTCGGCGAGCGCGTCCGAGCGCGGGCCGGCACGGTCTCGTGGGCTGTGGCTGCTGTGACCGTGCTCGCCGTAGCCCTCCCGCTCACGAGCGTCGCGGAGGCGACCTTCGCACGCCACGGCCTCGAGACCTTCCGCGACGCCGACATCCTGCAGCAGGTCGACGGCGACGGGCCGGTCGAAGTCGTGCCCGCGCCTCTCCTGCTCGCGACGACGGAGGCGACCGAGTTCGGCTTCGCGGGGGCCGGGGGCACCTCGGGCTGGTACTTCGGGTCCATCGCCTCCTACTACGGCATCGACAGCGAGCGGATCGTCGTCGTCGAGGAGCAGCCCCCCGGCTACTGCGTCAACCGCGACTGGTCGCGATTCATCGACGGACGCGACCTCGCCGGCTACTATTCCGTCGCGTCGTGCACGGATCTGGCCCGATGACCCTTTTCCGCGAGGACACGATCCGGCGCGCCACGACGGTCTCGACGTGGGCAGCCGCGGTCTACCTCGCTGCCATCGCGATCTCCGCCGTCGTCATCGCCGTCGCCACGGCGGCGAACTTCTCCGGCTACGGCGTCGACGGCCCGTTCCAGCTCTACAACCCACTCCGCCGGATGGCCGAAGGAGAACTGCCGGGGCGCGACTTCCCGTTCTTCCACGGACCGGGCGTCGTCGCCATCCACTATCCCTTGTTCAGCATGCTGGGGGGCAACATCTTCGCGTCCGAGATCGCGCGGTGGCTCGTGTCGCCCGCACTGTTTCTGGGCAGCGGCTACCTCTTCTTCTGGTCTGCGCTGCGCGGGAAGCGGGCGGCCCTCATAGCGATCGCCGTCGCGACGGCGATCGTCCTGCCCTTCGACCGCATGGTCGACCCGAGCAACTCCCTCCTCGGCATCCGCACGACCTTCCCGCTCCTCGCGGCGGCCGCGTACTTCTGGACGCCGCGTCGCCACCGGATGCTCGGTCCGATCCGGATCGACTGGTCGCGCGTCCTGGTGATCGTCGCGCTCGGCGTCGCCGTGCCGATGGGGACCGAGCAGGGAGCGGCAGCGATCGGCGCCTACCTCCTCGTCTCCACCGTCCGCCAGGCGATCACCTCCCGTTCGGTCGTCCGCACGCTCGCGTCGACCGCGTTCGACACCTTCGCCCTCCTCGTCGCCGTGCTTCTCGCGACCGCCGCTTTCACGGGGGGCCACGCCATGGAGGCGCTCCGCTACGCCTTCATCGACGTCCCCGCCGACCAGGGGTGGGTGTTCGGAGCGCCGCCGAACACCAATCTCACGTGGGAGGCGCTCCGCATCGAACTCCTCGGCGGATGGACGTTCCGCCTATCCCCCGTGCCCGTCTATTGGCTGATGGCGCTCCTCGCGATCGCGAGCCTCGTCGTGCTGCGACGGCTGCGCGTGATCGGTCCGCGCATCCTGTGGCCGGCAGCCTTTCTCCTCGTATACGGGCTCGCGACGCTCGCGTCGGTCGTCGGCTACGTCAATCTGCGGGACCAGATGGCGCCCCTCGCGCGCGTCTCGGCCATGCTCCTCGTCCTGCTGGCCATGCTCACGATCATGCGCGCGGACCGCCTCGCCACACTCCCCTCGGGTCGAGTGATGCGGACGGGCATCGTGCGCGGCATCACCGGGGGCATCGTCGTCGTCATGGTCGTACTGATCGGGGCGTCATCGGCGCACCGCGCTCAGACGGTGCTCTCGGTGCCGGTGCGCAGCTCCTTCGCCGCCGCACCCGCATCGTTCGGCGCACCCGACGCCGACATCGTCGGCGAGGGGTGGCGCATGGCACTCGACGCGTTCGCCCCGCACATCGCTGACGACGAGATCGTCTGGTCGACCTACCAGGGGCTCTATCAGAGCGTGCGGGGGCAGCTGACTCCGGCCGCGGGCGGCGAGGACTACATCATCCACGCCGTCGGTGCAGAGCGCCGCGACGCCTACACCGCCTCTTTCGTCGAGGTCGACCCGCGGTACGTCATCACGCTCAACCCGAACTACTCCATCTACGAGGAATGGCTCTGGTCGCGCTTCCCGCAGTTCTACGAGCGGGTCTTCACGCACTACCGGATCGTCGCCGTGAACGGCACCAACTATCTGTGGGAGCGGCTCGACGAGGACGCGCGTGCTACGTCCTGGACCGCGCTCGACCTCACCGACGGCGTCGCCGAGCTGCCCGCCGCGGACGATGAGGTGCGGCTCTTCGAGGTCGAGGTGGAGTACGAGGCCGGCACGAGCATCGGCCCTCTCGACCGACTCCCCCGCTATCTCGTCGACATCGAGGATTCGGGGCTCGCCTATCCGGTCGCCGTGCCGCCCCAGCGCGCGAGCTGGACCTTCTTCGTCCCGTCCCTCCCCGGCCAGGGAGGACCTCAGCTGAGTGCGTCGACGATCGGCATCGTGCCGTCGGCGGAACTCGACATCACGGGTATCCGGTACCGCGAGGTCGACGTCGACAGCGACTCGCGCGAGCTCTTCGTGCACAACTTCTGCATCACGAGCGTGGAACAGCGTCCGGAAGCCTTCTGCGACGACTACCGCGACGCCCGCGAGGAGCGCTATGGGTCCCGTGACTGACGCCCGCGCCGGCCGCATCCTGCGCGGCACCGTCGTCGGCCTCGCGGTCGCGTACCTTGCGACGCTTCTCATCGCCTCGGTCGCGCGCGCGCTTGCGATGGCGACGGGCTTCGACGGCTTTGGCGTCGACGGCCCATTCCAGCTCTACAACCCCCTGCGTCGGCTTGCCGAGGGGGGCGTACCGGGCGTCGACGTGCCGTTCTTCCACGGAGTCGGGGTGCTCGCGCTCCACTTCCCGCTCTTCGCGCTGCTCGGCGAGAACATCTTCGCGTCGGAGATGTCGCGCTGGCTCGTCTCGCCGATCGTCTTCCTCGGCACGGGGCTCATCGCGATGCGGATCGTGCTCCGCCGTTGGCTCCCGGCGATCGTCGGCCTCGCCGTGTACACG
The Protaetiibacter sp. SSC-01 genome window above contains:
- a CDS encoding acyltransferase family protein, with amino-acid sequence MSRRDLKGAEPRPTAGIVAPSRREVRPEIQALRALAVLAVVGNHFWPGLVHGGFIGVDIFFVISGFLITGHLIRESTRSGRIRLGAFWARRARRLLPASLLVLLASLVITAVALPVSSWQNVMRHVGAAALYVENWALAADATDYFASAASPSPVTHYWSLSAEEQFYIVWPLIIIGAIVLAARLAARRERVVAIVLGVVVAASFAFSIWWTAADPLAAYFITPTRAWEFGVGGLLALVPAAVVPSARARTVLAWAAWVVLVGCVLIYRDTLPFPGWVAALPVVATAAVIWSGTSGTRFAPDRLVSLRPVQWVGDISYSLYLWHWPLVILLLAVIPQAGTVYKLALLVVALVLSAVTKRFVEDPFRAAPWLQGGVRTLVASVATMALVVGAAGGVWLSVQQRFESVTAQLEQELDSGAACFGAAATAADADCADPHLLTFPDSVLVNAVNTRNVVPNGDTCQQDRDIDAILECTFGAPEDRATTRVALVGDSHAGHWSSALGAVAAERGWRVDMIAKSSCAFNASDGLSAVFYPAGAESCRAWNDAVLQRIVADPEISIVFTSSISREYTVDGGAPADTHEAQAAGYRETWAALAEAGKTVVVLADLPQMGVGDIPECVAKARSTVDPCTADAATALTTDPLLAAAEGQEGVLPLDLTGHFCDAELCHSVIGGFVAYGDANHMSSFFARSIAPFLASAVRDLP